A single window of Desulfovibrio sp. G11 DNA harbors:
- a CDS encoding IS4 family transposase produces MPHKEILDLSHHTTLFSQLLSLIPGHVFEKLERKHKTGRSSRQFGFKEQFTVMAFIQLAARRSLRDGLRALEAAKRRLYHLGLKSVARSTVADANNSRPVEFFKDLFAEMYGLCHLRAPRHKFRFKCKLYSMDATTISLCLSIFPWASFRRNKAGVKVNTVLDHDGYIPAFVDISNAKTHESRMAKSLSLPKGSIVTFDKGYICYSWFRMLTAKGIFFVTRLKSNAAYKLVDRRAVDRKTGVTSDHIIDVSSRGKTTRLRRIGYRDAKTGKRYEFLTNHFRLSAKTIADIYKERWQIEIFFREVKQNLHIKSFVGRSENAVHIQIYTALTVYLLLAYQKFLSKLGLSVQQLFELICLNLFGKDSLEELLNPRRRKTINTYSYSLLAMGA; encoded by the coding sequence TTGCCACACAAGGAGATTTTGGACTTGAGCCATCATACTACACTCTTCTCTCAACTGCTATCCCTGATACCGGGACATGTTTTTGAAAAACTCGAACGCAAGCACAAAACTGGCCGCTCTTCACGCCAATTTGGATTCAAGGAGCAATTCACCGTCATGGCCTTTATCCAACTCGCTGCAAGGCGCTCTTTACGCGATGGGCTTCGCGCCTTGGAGGCGGCCAAGAGACGGCTGTATCACCTCGGCTTGAAATCAGTAGCGCGTTCCACGGTTGCCGATGCCAACAATTCAAGGCCTGTGGAATTTTTCAAAGACCTGTTCGCTGAAATGTATGGCCTGTGCCATCTTCGTGCGCCTCGTCACAAATTCCGCTTCAAGTGCAAACTGTACAGCATGGACGCCACCACCATCAGCCTATGCCTGTCCATCTTTCCCTGGGCGTCGTTCCGGCGGAACAAGGCTGGCGTGAAAGTAAATACCGTGCTTGACCACGATGGCTACATCCCCGCCTTCGTCGATATCAGCAATGCCAAAACCCACGAAAGCCGCATGGCCAAAAGTCTTTCATTGCCAAAGGGTTCCATCGTCACCTTCGATAAAGGCTATATCTGCTATTCCTGGTTTCGCATGTTGACCGCGAAGGGCATTTTCTTCGTAACCCGACTGAAGAGCAATGCTGCCTATAAGCTCGTTGATCGCCGCGCCGTAGACCGGAAAACCGGGGTCACGTCCGATCACATCATTGACGTGAGCAGCCGGGGAAAAACCACTCGTCTACGCAGAATCGGCTATCGCGATGCGAAAACCGGCAAACGGTACGAATTTTTGACCAACCATTTCCGCCTGTCCGCCAAGACAATTGCTGATATCTATAAAGAACGCTGGCAAATTGAAATATTCTTCCGCGAAGTCAAACAAAATCTGCATATTAAAAGCTTTGTCGGGCGCTCGGAGAATGCGGTGCACATCCAGATTTATACGGCCCTGACCGTGTATTTACTCCTGGCCTATCAGAAATTCCTGAGCAAGCTTGGGCTGTCGGTGCAACAACTCTTCGAGCTCATTTGCTTGAATCTGTTCGGCAAGGATTCTCTGGAAGAACTTCTGAATCCGCGAAGACGAAAAACTATAAACACCTATAGTTATAGCCTGTTAGCTATGGGTGCTTAA
- a CDS encoding helix-turn-helix domain-containing protein, with protein MSQKELAARSGVSLGSVKRFETTGEISLSSLLSIAMVLNDLEAFAGLFSPPRPENLFTLEEPTPRKRAGRKRHES; from the coding sequence ATGAGCCAGAAGGAACTGGCGGCACGTAGCGGAGTCTCTCTTGGTTCTGTAAAGCGCTTTGAGACAACGGGAGAAATATCTCTGTCTTCTCTCCTATCCATTGCAATGGTTCTTAACGACCTTGAGGCCTTTGCAGGGTTGTTCAGCCCCCCACGTCCAGAGAACCTGTTCACACTGGAAGAGCCCACCCCCCGTAAAAGAGCTGGGAGAAAACGTCATGAATCTTGA
- a CDS encoding type II toxin-antitoxin system HipA family toxin: MNLDVHLHAHGERHYVGKLAEQGGTILFQYAPEFLDSGINISPFKLPLSPEVKEDPKHTFDGLFGVFNDSLPDGWGLLLLDRALRKRGSSLQACLPLQRLAMVGMHGMGALEYTPAIDQIDEVVSVAELDALAEESLKVLRDAPVDVNQLDRLIQLNGSSAGARPKILVNVTEDYRIVPQDTGGEPQGTPWIIKFRSAHESPDTGLMEYAYSIAAREAGLDMPETHLFPSETTPGYFGVKRFDRVQGMKVHVHTACGLLHASHREPSLTYESLLRLTLLLTKDMREVHKMVRLMVFNVRSGNKDDHSKNFSFLLDKNHQWRMAPVYDLTPSEGINGEQTCMVNNKGLSITEKDLQAAAATVDVDARTVSEMIQQVDEALAKVKK, from the coding sequence ATGAATCTTGATGTCCATTTACATGCCCATGGTGAACGCCACTATGTGGGCAAACTTGCCGAGCAAGGCGGTACAATACTGTTCCAGTACGCGCCGGAATTTCTCGATTCTGGCATCAACATCTCCCCGTTCAAGCTTCCCCTCAGCCCAGAGGTCAAGGAAGACCCCAAGCATACCTTTGACGGGTTATTCGGGGTTTTTAACGACAGTTTGCCGGATGGCTGGGGACTACTTTTGCTAGATAGGGCCTTGCGCAAGAGAGGCTCGTCATTGCAAGCCTGTCTGCCTTTGCAGCGTCTTGCCATGGTGGGGATGCATGGAATGGGCGCACTCGAGTATACTCCTGCAATAGATCAGATCGATGAGGTTGTTTCTGTAGCGGAATTGGACGCACTGGCCGAAGAATCCCTCAAGGTCTTGCGGGACGCTCCTGTGGATGTAAACCAGTTAGACAGGCTCATACAGCTTAACGGCTCATCCGCTGGAGCCAGACCAAAGATTCTGGTGAACGTCACGGAGGATTATCGCATTGTACCCCAAGACACTGGTGGAGAGCCCCAAGGAACTCCGTGGATTATCAAATTCCGCTCCGCGCACGAATCACCGGACACGGGGTTGATGGAATATGCCTACTCCATAGCAGCCAGGGAAGCCGGGCTTGATATGCCCGAGACGCACCTCTTCCCGTCAGAGACCACGCCTGGCTACTTTGGCGTCAAACGCTTTGACAGAGTACAGGGCATGAAAGTGCATGTGCACACTGCCTGCGGTTTGCTGCACGCCTCGCATCGTGAACCGTCACTGACCTATGAAAGCTTGCTGCGCCTGACACTGTTACTGACCAAGGATATGCGCGAAGTACACAAAATGGTGCGCCTCATGGTGTTTAACGTGCGTTCCGGCAACAAGGACGACCACTCCAAGAACTTTTCCTTCCTGTTGGACAAGAATCATCAATGGCGCATGGCTCCGGTTTACGATCTGACGCCTTCTGAGGGTATCAACGGGGAACAGACTTGCATGGTGAACAACAAGGGACTGAGTATTACCGAAAAGGATCTGCAGGCCGCTGCTGCGACAGTGGACGTTGACGCACGGACAGTAAGCGAAATGATTCAGCAGGTGGATGAGGCGTTGGCGAAGGTGAAAAAATAA
- a CDS encoding DUF6036 family nucleotidyltransferase, with product MKIEALRHVIRASAGVTGYKKFLILGSQAILGHCLDKDYDFSFHESMELDIAPIPENEIISDLISGTIGELSPFHQTFGYYADGCDMGTAIFPLGWDQRVSHYIFEEDINVYFPSVEDLALSKYCAGRGKDTEFIKKLWDEDLLDVNTMQKLLSQLPAEKLGAKLGYVKNRVTCDIEAYMKRGKNLGQER from the coding sequence ATGAAAATTGAAGCGCTGCGCCATGTAATTCGGGCTTCAGCAGGGGTAACCGGATATAAAAAATTTCTCATTCTTGGATCGCAAGCCATTTTGGGGCACTGCTTAGACAAGGATTATGATTTTTCTTTTCACGAATCAATGGAGCTAGATATAGCTCCAATTCCAGAAAATGAAATCATTTCCGATTTAATTTCAGGAACAATTGGAGAGCTATCACCTTTTCATCAAACCTTTGGTTACTATGCAGATGGATGCGATATGGGGACAGCTATCTTTCCATTGGGTTGGGACCAAAGGGTCTCACACTACATTTTTGAAGAAGACATCAATGTCTATTTTCCTTCTGTGGAAGACTTAGCACTTTCAAAATACTGCGCTGGACGAGGGAAGGACACCGAATTCATAAAAAAACTTTGGGATGAAGACTTGCTTGACGTGAACACCATGCAAAAACTTTTGTCCCAACTACCAGCAGAAAAGCTTGGGGCCAAGCTAGGATATGTGAAAAACCGTGTTACGTGTGACATTGAAGCCTACATGAAACGAGGGAAAAACTTAGGGCAAGAGCGATGA
- a CDS encoding cobaltochelatase CobT-related protein, whose product MIRSKDILNCLPLLASVLGDQYGVQVRIGGNEACTNGKVIYLPALPMDCEPELLALAKGFCDHEAAHIRHTDFAALKAAKLDPVTFNLFNCLEDWRVEKKLSGIFPGCRRNLNWLIRRFFVEQAQPRAGGDSPALAVLDYVLLTVRAWDVEEVNKVRMAAAEVLRQYFPGLKEALDATLVKVCIHCPDTSSTIAYARQLAQSIRQWEPQPQTESDENNVQKGGNKHNTNKGRRKGHASGAQEGHGYGAAHSGSAPQSEQNPTSVCASQTQQPTSSSRAKDQLAALFHAEAQDLPQALGDILSGALTRCQAESAYETVTVAVEGFRPSEALPEAQKQQALKASIALRTRLQGLLQAQTQKQCSIGRRGALHPGSLHRLQTGNPRIFRREAEQAGLNTAVHILLDVSGSMSGTPIVLAKQACFAVAKALENIRGVNPAVTAFPAMASTSSVFPIMRHGQKIPDNFDINASGGTPLDAALWWVMQTMLFLKEQRKIILVITDGIPDRTQAATHAVTVAQKLGYEVYGLGIRDEHIAHLLPQTSRVINDLSDLAPVMFDMLQNALLKGGAA is encoded by the coding sequence ATGATTCGCTCTAAAGACATCCTCAACTGCCTACCCCTGCTGGCGTCCGTGCTGGGCGACCAGTACGGGGTGCAGGTACGTATTGGTGGCAATGAAGCCTGCACCAATGGCAAGGTCATCTATTTGCCTGCATTGCCTATGGATTGCGAGCCGGAATTGCTGGCTCTGGCCAAAGGTTTTTGTGACCACGAGGCGGCCCATATAAGGCACACGGACTTTGCTGCACTCAAAGCTGCCAAGCTTGATCCTGTAACCTTCAACCTCTTTAACTGCCTTGAGGACTGGCGCGTTGAGAAAAAGCTGTCGGGTATTTTTCCTGGATGCCGACGAAATTTGAACTGGCTGATACGACGATTCTTTGTAGAGCAAGCACAGCCAAGGGCCGGGGGAGATTCCCCGGCCCTTGCTGTTTTGGACTATGTGCTGTTGACCGTGCGGGCCTGGGATGTGGAAGAGGTGAACAAAGTGCGCATGGCAGCAGCAGAAGTGCTACGTCAGTATTTCCCCGGCCTGAAGGAAGCGCTGGATGCCACCTTAGTCAAAGTTTGCATACATTGCCCTGATACTTCTTCCACCATCGCCTATGCTCGTCAATTGGCACAGAGCATTCGACAGTGGGAGCCGCAACCGCAGACAGAAAGCGACGAAAACAACGTGCAAAAAGGAGGAAACAAGCACAATACCAACAAGGGGCGGCGCAAAGGCCACGCTTCAGGGGCGCAAGAAGGACACGGATATGGTGCCGCCCACAGCGGTTCTGCCCCTCAATCAGAGCAAAATCCCACGTCCGTTTGTGCATCTCAAACGCAGCAGCCCACATCCTCCAGCAGGGCCAAAGATCAACTCGCAGCCCTGTTCCACGCCGAGGCGCAAGACCTGCCGCAAGCCCTGGGGGATATTCTTTCAGGGGCACTTACACGTTGTCAGGCAGAATCAGCCTATGAAACTGTTACGGTTGCCGTGGAGGGTTTTCGTCCATCGGAGGCCTTGCCGGAGGCCCAAAAGCAGCAAGCTCTTAAGGCCAGTATTGCCCTGCGCACACGCCTTCAGGGTCTTTTGCAGGCTCAGACACAAAAACAATGCAGCATCGGTCGGCGCGGGGCCTTGCACCCCGGCTCGCTCCATCGGCTGCAAACGGGCAATCCGCGCATTTTCCGCAGGGAGGCGGAACAGGCTGGCCTCAACACTGCTGTGCATATCCTGCTGGACGTCAGCGGCAGTATGAGCGGCACTCCCATCGTTCTGGCAAAGCAGGCGTGCTTTGCTGTGGCAAAAGCACTGGAAAATATCCGGGGCGTCAACCCAGCGGTCACGGCTTTTCCAGCTATGGCTTCCACAAGTTCTGTATTCCCCATTATGAGGCATGGGCAAAAGATACCAGATAACTTCGACATAAATGCCTCTGGCGGTACGCCACTTGATGCGGCCTTGTGGTGGGTTATGCAGACAATGCTGTTCCTCAAGGAGCAAAGAAAAATTATCCTCGTCATTACAGACGGAATACCCGATCGCACACAAGCAGCAACCCATGCTGTAACCGTAGCGCAAAAACTTGGTTATGAGGTGTATGGCCTTGGCATCCGTGATGAGCACATCGCCCACCTGCTGCCACAGACCAGCCGGGTCATCAACGATCTGTCCGACCTGGCCCCCGTCATGTTTGACATGCTTCAGAACGCCTTACTCAAAGGCGGTGCAGCATGA
- a CDS encoding type II toxin-antitoxin system death-on-curing family toxin: protein MSRDYLTVADILGMHVILVERYGGMPGVRDMGGLESAVYRPQSGYYTDAVEEACALLESLLINHPFVDGNKRTAFAACSVFLQINGRGMRADSDWLYAAIIRWLQLPPSERFSTMLTDLRTITE from the coding sequence GTGAGCCGGGATTACCTGACGGTTGCCGACATTCTGGGTATGCACGTCATTCTTGTTGAAAGGTATGGCGGCATGCCCGGTGTTCGGGATATGGGCGGGCTGGAGTCGGCTGTATACCGGCCCCAAAGCGGCTACTATACGGATGCTGTGGAGGAGGCCTGCGCCTTGCTGGAAAGCCTGCTCATCAACCATCCCTTCGTAGACGGAAACAAGCGGACGGCCTTCGCTGCTTGCTCGGTTTTTCTACAGATCAATGGACGCGGCATGCGGGCGGATTCGGATTGGCTGTATGCGGCCATCATTCGCTGGCTGCAACTGCCCCCTTCGGAGCGTTTCTCTACGATGCTGACTGACTTGCGAACCATTACAGAATGA
- a CDS encoding DUF3150 domain-containing protein produces the protein MTHVLSDIRILDNLLALNLNVSLWSARRKMSQEDLGGAELPPEDLASLGSKRIADPENLKVFGTLKARAFNYLDRHGVRFMSGWAIPEEKAGEIVQELCNLRNDFQKEKEAFLAGYDQNVQNWIEKHHQWGEIIRNSIVGPDYVRARMNFRWQLYKVSPLAQHADNTAVLEAGLAEEVQGLGGTLFGEVAKSAEDIWRRVYHGKTEVTHKALSPLRTLHTKLTGLSFVEPHVAPVADIVQAALQRIPKKGNITGTDLLLLQGLVCLLKDSDALVAHAQKVIEGYGPAFVLDALLADPGSIHESDDPAGEIDGIAGGEMNDEPVLPGIPVADNALPHPAIPSLGLW, from the coding sequence ATGACACACGTTCTTTCAGACATCCGAATTCTCGACAATTTGCTGGCTCTCAATCTCAACGTCAGCCTGTGGTCAGCCCGCCGCAAAATGAGCCAGGAAGACCTAGGCGGTGCGGAACTTCCCCCTGAAGATCTGGCGTCCCTTGGCTCCAAGCGCATCGCCGACCCGGAAAATCTCAAAGTGTTCGGCACGCTCAAGGCCCGTGCTTTCAACTATCTGGACAGGCATGGCGTGCGTTTCATGTCCGGCTGGGCCATCCCCGAAGAAAAGGCCGGGGAAATCGTGCAGGAGCTTTGTAACCTCCGCAACGACTTCCAGAAAGAAAAAGAAGCCTTTCTGGCTGGTTATGATCAGAATGTGCAGAACTGGATAGAAAAGCACCATCAATGGGGCGAAATCATTCGTAACTCCATCGTAGGGCCGGATTATGTCCGCGCCCGCATGAATTTTCGCTGGCAGTTGTACAAGGTATCCCCGCTGGCGCAGCATGCGGATAACACCGCCGTGCTGGAAGCGGGTCTGGCAGAAGAAGTGCAGGGGCTCGGCGGTACGCTCTTTGGCGAAGTTGCCAAATCTGCCGAGGACATCTGGCGCAGGGTCTACCACGGAAAAACAGAAGTAACCCACAAGGCCCTTTCGCCCTTGCGGACTCTGCATACCAAGCTGACGGGCCTGTCCTTTGTAGAACCTCATGTGGCCCCGGTGGCTGACATCGTGCAGGCCGCACTGCAACGCATACCCAAGAAGGGCAATATCACCGGCACAGACCTGCTGCTCCTGCAAGGGTTGGTCTGCCTGCTCAAGGACAGTGACGCTCTGGTGGCCCACGCCCAGAAAGTTATCGAAGGTTACGGCCCGGCCTTTGTGCTGGATGCCCTGCTGGCCGATCCGGGCAGTATCCACGAATCAGACGACCCCGCTGGAGAAATTGACGGCATCGCAGGTGGGGAGATGAACGACGAGCCAGTACTGCCGGGCATCCCCGTGGCAGACAACGCGCTGCCTCATCCTGCCATTCCCAGCCTGGGCTTGTGGTGA
- a CDS encoding WGR domain-containing protein has translation MTYDLPDQSTSGKFWIGEARPEGLMLHWGKQGTSGQQRFIPADKCESNNAVLELEARAAKKLRDGYVLNTTKSSL, from the coding sequence GTGACCTATGACCTGCCAGACCAGAGCACGTCTGGTAAATTCTGGATCGGCGAGGCCCGGCCTGAAGGCCTCATGCTCCATTGGGGCAAGCAGGGAACCTCCGGTCAGCAACGATTCATCCCCGCTGACAAATGCGAAAGCAATAATGCCGTGCTGGAGCTTGAAGCCCGTGCAGCCAAAAAACTCAGGGACGGCTACGTCCTCAACACTACAAAAAGCTCATTATAG
- a CDS encoding AAA family ATPase, translating into MHIILTSELDSLQPTDLDAGQVFSGKPSGTTVRGYAAASAYTPVIDPGYIFHESSRDMVVWFVNLQGPQGAHEPLYVFGPTGCGKTSCIKQLAARLNYPVFEVTGHGRLEFADLVGHLTVKDGNMAFEYGPLALAMRHGAIFLLNEIDLTSPEIAAGLNSVLDGSPLCIAESGGEIIQPHPMFRFVATANTNGAGDDTGLYQGTQRQNLAWLDRFTICEVGYPDATVEKKLLSQRFPSLPETLCATMVDYANEVRKLFMGEASTSNLTNTIEVTFSTRSLLRWGDLTVRFQPLAHQGIQPVIYALDRALAYRASRETRAMLHELAQRMFLQHTEADIKAMNSGPEEESLQGDTALRFIKSRLRHSPR; encoded by the coding sequence ATGCACATAATCCTCACTTCCGAGCTTGATTCTCTCCAGCCCACCGACCTCGACGCCGGGCAGGTTTTCAGCGGCAAACCCTCCGGCACCACGGTAAGAGGCTATGCTGCAGCCTCGGCTTATACTCCGGTTATTGACCCAGGCTACATCTTCCACGAGTCCAGCCGCGACATGGTGGTCTGGTTCGTAAATCTTCAAGGGCCACAGGGGGCACATGAACCGCTGTACGTCTTCGGCCCCACAGGCTGCGGCAAAACAAGCTGCATCAAACAACTGGCGGCCAGGCTCAATTATCCGGTCTTTGAGGTGACAGGCCATGGCCGCCTGGAGTTCGCCGATCTGGTGGGGCATCTGACGGTCAAGGACGGCAATATGGCCTTTGAATACGGCCCGCTTGCCCTTGCCATGCGCCACGGAGCGATTTTTCTCCTGAATGAGATCGACCTGACTTCGCCGGAAATCGCCGCCGGCCTGAACAGCGTCTTGGACGGTTCTCCCCTGTGCATAGCGGAAAGTGGGGGCGAAATCATCCAGCCGCACCCCATGTTCCGTTTCGTGGCCACGGCCAATACCAATGGCGCTGGCGATGACACGGGCCTGTACCAGGGCACGCAACGCCAGAACCTCGCATGGTTGGACCGCTTCACCATCTGCGAAGTGGGCTACCCTGATGCAACTGTGGAGAAAAAACTGCTGTCCCAGCGCTTCCCTTCGCTGCCCGAAACGCTCTGTGCCACCATGGTGGACTATGCCAATGAAGTCCGCAAGCTGTTCATGGGCGAGGCTTCCACCAGCAATCTGACCAATACCATTGAAGTCACCTTCTCCACGCGCAGTCTGCTGCGCTGGGGGGATCTGACCGTGCGCTTTCAACCCCTGGCCCATCAGGGCATACAGCCCGTGATCTATGCCCTCGACCGTGCTCTGGCCTACCGGGCCAGCCGCGAAACCCGCGCCATGCTGCACGAACTGGCACAGCGCATGTTCCTCCAGCATACGGAAGCGGACATCAAGGCAATGAATTCCGGTCCAGAGGAGGAATCCCTGCAAGGCGATACCGCCCTTCGTTTCATCAAAAGCCGCTTGCGCCATTCCCCACGGTAA
- a CDS encoding type II toxin-antitoxin system RelE/ParE family toxin: protein MHGISFHGIDFYTAMPYTYPMYYEFVELAPFAALRDELFSEEQFLNFQWYLCQCPSAGDVIPETGGCRKIRWKVPGKGKRGGARVIYFLRTEAGQIVLVAAYSKNEREDVPRQ, encoded by the coding sequence GTGCATGGGATTTCCTTTCATGGGATTGACTTCTATACGGCAATGCCGTATACATATCCTATGTACTATGAGTTTGTAGAACTAGCCCCCTTCGCTGCCTTGCGCGATGAACTGTTTTCTGAAGAACAGTTTTTGAATTTCCAATGGTATCTTTGCCAATGTCCCAGTGCCGGGGATGTGATCCCGGAAACTGGAGGCTGTCGTAAAATCCGTTGGAAAGTACCGGGCAAGGGGAAAAGGGGTGGGGCAAGAGTCATTTATTTTTTGCGAACCGAGGCTGGGCAGATTGTCCTTGTGGCGGCCTATAGCAAGAATGAGCGTGAAGACGTGCCGCGCCAGTGA
- a CDS encoding helix-turn-helix domain-containing protein, with protein sequence MSKAQELIRQMMEDPTGDMMRPVRKSLLISQKDGSIVRKMVDKNGVVISEETISNEQRLSLDARIRLGMSQQQFAKMLGISVRTLHDWEQGRREPSGAAKTLLYIAARHPDIVQEIVEQRT encoded by the coding sequence ATGAGTAAAGCACAGGAACTGATCCGCCAGATGATGGAAGATCCCACGGGCGATATGATGCGTCCTGTTCGCAAGTCTCTTCTGATCTCTCAGAAGGACGGCTCTATTGTGCGCAAGATGGTTGACAAGAACGGTGTTGTCATTTCTGAAGAAACAATTTCAAATGAACAACGCCTGTCTTTGGATGCCCGTATCAGGCTGGGAATGTCCCAACAGCAGTTTGCCAAAATGCTGGGGATTTCTGTTCGCACCCTGCATGATTGGGAACAGGGAAGACGGGAGCCTTCAGGGGCTGCCAAGACCTTGCTCTATATTGCGGCACGACACCCTGATATTGTTCAGGAAATTGTGGAGCAGCGTACTTAG
- a CDS encoding ERF family protein has product MTPYQSENITELAKALLNVQRTVRPITKDAENPFTKSWYASLNSVMDACRDALIENGIWLCQHPVPVEQPNSLGLVTKLTHAESGQWQSSLAVVPLPKADPQGMGSAMTYCRRYALTAMLGMVTEDDDGEGARTGRKTPSRPKLPVNAPEARKAASGGTNVENSSPNLSNRPPAALENLPPLEGITYQQVTAQDGRPCIIASGNTQAKKELLTGAGFRWNPQRKLWWKYVDAA; this is encoded by the coding sequence ATGACCCCATATCAATCTGAAAACATCACCGAACTGGCCAAAGCCTTGCTCAACGTGCAGCGAACAGTGCGCCCCATCACCAAAGACGCTGAAAATCCTTTTACCAAAAGCTGGTACGCCAGCCTCAACAGCGTCATGGATGCATGCCGTGATGCGCTCATCGAAAACGGCATCTGGCTGTGCCAGCACCCTGTGCCTGTGGAGCAGCCCAACTCTCTCGGCCTGGTCACCAAGTTGACCCATGCGGAATCTGGACAGTGGCAAAGCTCCTTGGCCGTAGTACCGTTGCCAAAGGCCGACCCACAGGGCATGGGATCAGCCATGACCTATTGCCGTCGCTACGCTCTCACCGCCATGCTGGGCATGGTCACGGAAGATGACGACGGCGAAGGGGCAAGAACTGGACGAAAAACGCCCTCACGTCCGAAATTGCCCGTAAACGCCCCTGAGGCGCGAAAAGCGGCTTCGGGCGGCACTAATGTCGAGAATAGTTCTCCAAACCTCTCAAATCGGCCGCCAGCAGCGCTTGAGAATCTTCCTCCGTTGGAAGGCATAACCTACCAGCAGGTCACGGCCCAAGACGGGCGGCCCTGCATCATTGCCAGCGGCAACACGCAAGCCAAAAAGGAACTACTCACAGGCGCGGGCTTCCGCTGGAACCCCCAGAGAAAATTGTGGTGGAAGTATGTTGATGCCGCATAG
- a CDS encoding phosphomannomutase, giving the protein MSTLLSCFKAYDIRGRVPDVLNAPLAHALGRAVVDVLGAKRVVLGRDARLSGPLLRDALASGLREAGASVTDIGLCGTEEIYYAAANHDANPAASQAATPPADGPFDAGIMITGSHNPADENGFKLVRGGAIPVSGDSGLFALRDRVAELLADGDHPPHGAATVPPALHEASFRADYVRWLLDYSGAGQLGAAPGRKPLKIVADAGNGCAGLVLRDLVTALPFDFTCLHMEPDGTFPNGVPNPLLPERRAATAAVVREAGADMGIAWDGDFDRCFFYDSDGNFIEGYYCIGLLAQELLRRAPGGKVVHDTRVYWNTREVVLAAGGQPVMGKTGHAFMKERMRAEDAVYGGEMSAHHYFRDFAYCDSGMLPWLLMATLLHRTGRSLAELVAERMAAYPCSGEINRRVQDAPALMQLVREQYAPHALHEDSMDGVNLEFADWRFNLRMSNTEPLLRLNVESRGNRALLEDKTAELLHLLESRGGAVPA; this is encoded by the coding sequence ATGAGCACTCTTCTCTCCTGCTTCAAAGCCTACGATATCCGTGGCCGCGTGCCTGATGTTCTCAACGCCCCTCTGGCGCATGCCCTTGGACGGGCTGTGGTGGACGTGCTGGGGGCAAAGCGTGTTGTGCTGGGGCGTGACGCCCGCCTTTCCGGGCCGCTTCTGCGTGACGCTCTGGCAAGCGGCCTGCGCGAGGCCGGGGCCAGTGTGACGGATATCGGCCTTTGCGGCACGGAAGAAATTTATTATGCCGCCGCCAACCATGACGCCAATCCGGCCGCAAGCCAGGCGGCTACTCCGCCTGCTGACGGCCCTTTTGACGCAGGTATCATGATCACCGGCAGCCATAATCCGGCGGATGAAAACGGCTTCAAACTGGTGCGCGGCGGGGCCATTCCCGTAAGCGGGGATTCCGGTCTGTTCGCCCTGCGCGACAGGGTGGCGGAACTGCTGGCGGACGGCGACCATCCTCCGCACGGTGCAGCTACGGTGCCTCCTGCGCTGCACGAGGCGTCCTTTCGGGCCGACTATGTGCGCTGGCTGCTCGACTACAGCGGCGCGGGGCAGCTTGGCGCGGCTCCGGGCCGCAAGCCACTCAAGATTGTGGCCGATGCGGGCAACGGCTGCGCGGGCCTTGTGTTGCGTGATTTGGTGACCGCTCTGCCCTTTGACTTCACCTGCCTGCATATGGAACCTGACGGGACGTTTCCCAACGGTGTTCCCAATCCGCTTTTGCCAGAGCGCCGCGCGGCCACTGCCGCAGTTGTGCGCGAGGCCGGAGCGGATATGGGCATTGCCTGGGACGGCGATTTTGACCGCTGCTTTTTTTATGACAGCGACGGCAATTTTATTGAAGGCTATTACTGCATCGGCCTGCTGGCGCAGGAACTGCTGCGTCGCGCTCCCGGCGGAAAGGTGGTGCACGACACGCGGGTTTACTGGAACACCCGCGAAGTGGTGCTGGCCGCAGGTGGGCAGCCTGTCATGGGCAAAACCGGTCATGCTTTCATGAAAGAACGCATGCGGGCCGAAGACGCCGTATACGGCGGCGAAATGAGCGCCCACCACTATTTTCGGGACTTTGCCTACTGCGATTCGGGCATGCTGCCCTGGCTGCTGATGGCAACGCTGCTGCACCGCACGGGCCGTTCCCTGGCCGAGCTGGTGGCCGAGCGCATGGCCGCCTATCCGTGCAGCGGCGAGATCAACCGCCGCGTGCAGGACGCGCCAGCCCTCATGCAGCTTGTGCGGGAACAGTACGCCCCCCATGCCCTCCACGAGGACAGCATGGATGGCGTGAATCTGGAATTTGCAGACTGGCGCTTCAACCTGCGCATGTCCAATACCGAGCCGCTGCTGCGCCTCAATGTGGAAAGCCGCGGCAACCGCGCCCTGCTGGAAGACAAGACCGCCGAACTCCTGCACCTGCTGGAGTCACGGGGCGGGGCTGTACCCGCGTAA